The genomic window TTCCGCCGCGGCAGCAGCCGCAGACACGCCCAGTGTGCCAACTCCCGGTCGGCTCTCGGGTCTTCTTCCGCAATCATGCGGTCCAGCAGCGCCGTCTTCGCGTCCACCCACACGGCTGCGTCCGCCACGACGGCATCGTCGGCCCGGCCCACGGGCCAGCAGGGGTTATAGCGGACGGAAGCTACCCCGAGACCGCGGAAATACGCCACCAGTTCGTCTATGTGCCCGGCGTTCGCGCGCGTCAGGACACAAAGGACCGCGGGACGAATCCCCGCCCGCTGCAGGCGCGCAATAGCGGCTTCCACCGCCACTCCCTGTCCCCGGTACCCGTCGTTCCATGCAGCGGGGCCGTCGAGGCTCACGCTGACGCGAAAACGCCGCGCCACCAGCCAGCGCGCGGTCGTATCATCAATCAGGGTGCCGTTGGTCTGTATGCCCCACGACAGTTGCTTGTCCAGACGCCGCGCGAGGATTTCCGTGCTCTCCCAGATGCGCTCCAGATGCGTCAGACCGGCGAACAGCGGCTCGCCGCCGTGCAGCAGCCACGTGATACGGCGCTGCGCGGTTTGGCGGAGCAGCCATTCGGCGCTGTTTGCGCGCGCGTCGAGGTCATGGCCGGCCGGGCCGGTTTCGGCGCGTTCATGACAGTACGCGCAGTGCATGTTGCAGGCGCGCGTCACCACGTCGATGACGAGCGACAGGCGCGACAGCGGATGCGGCGCGGCCTGTGCGCCGCCGCACACCGCCGCTCCCGTGTTCACGGCGCAACCCGTATCCCGCAACGGCTCAGCCATAGTCTCCCCAGTCGCTGTAATGATCGCTCCAATCGCTGTAGCAATCGCTCCAGTCGTGGTAATCGCTCCAGTCGTTGTAATCCGAGTAATCGCTGTAATCCGAGTAATCACTGTAGTCCGAGTAGGAATCCCCATAGTCCTCGTATCCTCCCCCGTCACCCCCGCCACCGCCATCTCCGTAATCCTCGTACCCGCCGCCGTCACCGCCACCATCCCCGTAATCGGCATATCCGCCCCCGTCCGCGTAGTCGTCATACTCCAATTCAAAACTGTCTGAAGCCGCGCCGGTTTCATCCCCTTCGTAGTCGTTATCCGGCATGGAAACCGTGATGGCCTCCTCTTCGTCGTCGGGCTCCAGTTCAAAACCAGCGGAAGCTACGCCGTCCTCGTCCCCTTCGTAGTCGTTATCCGGCATGGAAACCGTGATGGCCTCCTCTTCGTCGTCGGGCTCCAGTTCAAAACCAGCGGAAGCTACGCCGTCCTCGTCTTCTTCGTAGTCGTTATCCGGCATGGAAACCGTGATGGCGTCTTCTTCATCCGGTTCCAATTGGAATGTGTCGGTTTCTCTATCAGCGTCTTCTAGAGCTTCCGGCGTCTCCGCGTCTTCTTCGTCGTCCTCCAATTCGAATTCACCCGGTGCGTCGGCGGAATCGTCTCCGTCTCCGCTTTCTCCGTCGTCCTCGGTTTCTTCTTCTCCATCGTCGCCGTCTTCTTCGTCGTCTTCTTCGCCATCTGCCTCCCCCCCGTCTTCTTCCTCTTCCTCCTCGTCCTCCTCGTCCTCCTCGTCCTCTTGTTCTTCCACCTCGTTCTCGTCATCCTCCCCTTGAAGCAGTTCAAGGGCGTCCCCCGCGAGCGCCACGAGTTCCTCCAAGAAGTTCACCAGATGCCCAAACCGGCCTTTGCACAGGTCATAGGCGATATCGGCAAATGGAATGAAACACGCAACGGAGCCAACTGAGACTTCTTCGGCGAAACCCTCCTCTGTGGGTGCTGGGAGATATGCCAGGCCTTCCTTACATGCTGCGTCCAAGTGCTCGTTGTGGGCCAGTTCCTCAAGAAATTCGGAGAGACTCGTCATCTGGCGGTCCCTCCGGCAAGTTCGTTCAACAGGAGCTCTGCCACATCGCGCCGAGGGCCTGCGCTCGCGTGCTCAAGCCGCATTTCCAATAGCGCGCGTCTGCTGCCGGGCTTACGGCTGATAAGATTACCCGCCTTTGCGCAAAGGCTATGGTCATTACATGCGCCCATAGCGAGCGCCATCTCCAGATAGGCCAGGTCCCGGGCGCGGCGGTACCGCGGCGTTTGAAATCCAAGGAGCCGTCCATAACGGAAAGCGCGTAACGCCACAACGAGGTCGTCTTCCGGACAATCCGCCGGACTCCAGCGCAACAGCAGTTCAACCGCGTCTTGGGAATCCACGGGGATTTCGCGCGCCAGTCTGCCCACAAGGGCGCGGAATACAGACTCCGGATTCAGCGATGCCATGAAGCGCGTGGTCTGTTCGTGGAATTCCGGGCCCACTTGGGCCGATAGACCGCTCACCCGCTGGAACAGTGCGTCTACCTGTCCCAGATTGCCCTGCTCCTGAGCATGTACCGCAGCAAGCAGGGTCGCGCGCACTAATTCATCCAGGAATCCCGCGCGTGAACACAAAGTCAGCAAATCCTCTGCACGGCACTCCAGAATGTCCCAAAGCCCGCGGCATGCCCGTTCCGCAAGCAGGGTAATGCCGCAGCGCACAGCGGACAGAATACGCGATTGGCGACAGAGAATCTGGTTTGCTGCGCGCAGATACCCGTCTGCTTCGCGGAGGCGTCCGGTACACGAGAGCGCATAGCCAAGATTCCACAACGTGTCGGCCAGGGACCATCCCGTGCTGCTTTCCGCGCGCCGGTAGACCTGCGCCGCTCGTTCCAGCAGAAGTGCCGCGGCTGAGAATTCCCTGAGACGCAACAGCTCGCAGGATTGGTCAAACAACACGTCGCCTTCCGTGCACTCTTCGTGCGGATTCACATCCCTGTAATTCGCCGAGGCACTGCCAAGCACGGATGCCTCAACGGCACCCGCATAGTCGCCGGCAGAACTGAGAGACTCCGGCGTGTTCTGTGCCAAGCGCTGCCATTGCTGACGAACCTCCGCGCGGGATCGGGATTCAAAATAACCCAATTCCAGGAGAGGCTCGACCAGCGGAACGGCGCGCATGTCAGACCGCGAAGGAGGAGGGACAGGCGCGCTATCTTTCATTTGCTCCAGCAGCAGTCCGGCGCGGCGATGGCCGAGTCGGTATGCTCTGCGCAACAAGGGCTTGGCTTGCTTTACGTGGCCCAACTGGAGATGACAATAGCCGAGTCCATAGAGGATTTTGCGGTCGGATTCGGGGGCAAGGTGCGGTTCGAGAACAGCGATAGCCTCAGCATACCGGCCGTTCGCGGCCAGTGCGGTCGCCTCTTGCAGTATCCGCCCGAGTCCCTCGCCTCCGGGCGGTGTTACCTCTCCGGGCATAACCCCATACCTCAGTGGTAACCATCACCCCAGCAACGCTCACAAGGCACACGTCTCACGTCGTTTTCATATCGCTTTCGCGCCGCAAAGTTCTGCCCTTGACGCGGGCACTCCCCAAAATCACGTTCGTCCCCGCAGCCACGCCGTCGCCACCGCCTGCATCTCCGGGCCGAAACGATTATAGTCCTCGGGCGTAAGCTGCTCAAGCGCCCGTTCCGCGTCAAACAGCGCGTAGGCGGGCCGGGCGGCGGCCACGGCGCGCGCGGCCAGCGCGGGCGGCGATTCCCAATCGAGCGCGGCGGTCACGAGCGCGACGGGCCGGGGCGCGCACGCCGCCACGAGGTCGGGCACGTCATACGGGATGCG from Candidatus Hydrogenedentota bacterium includes these protein-coding regions:
- a CDS encoding radical SAM protein; amino-acid sequence: MAEPLRDTGCAVNTGAAVCGGAQAAPHPLSRLSLVIDVVTRACNMHCAYCHERAETGPAGHDLDARANSAEWLLRQTAQRRITWLLHGGEPLFAGLTHLERIWESTEILARRLDKQLSWGIQTNGTLIDDTTARWLVARRFRVSVSLDGPAAWNDGYRGQGVAVEAAIARLQRAGIRPAVLCVLTRANAGHIDELVAYFRGLGVASVRYNPCWPVGRADDAVVADAAVWVDAKTALLDRMIAEEDPRADRELAHWACLRLLPRRNGARSGICASRPCGAGRRVVAIGPAGALYACGRALDLPGEAGLLAGAGRWPSARAWRARLRAFHAPQRPKPGCAACPAFGWCTAGCPSFLWQRPDLADCACRFWKGMAAAIDARDGALTRVLSGNTGGTGAPG